One Bremerella cremea genomic window carries:
- a CDS encoding methyl-accepting chemotaxis protein, translating into MLTTKGKISGLVAIGCLSLVLLISIGWYTLSEQVASLNEIVDDNFLVLIDEQITPLLQDEILPFLNDDLVRTQQMQGSILLMLDADRDAYQVLVAEMEARSLALTGTSTPERYEQLVASHEENLSQVDRRVNESKTGIFSDEAMGHLNDSLNRFESWKAITRNIVALAAPGKDVDPEQLNSLSQEALVEFESFRAPLDEAKERLELDIVSALAEINRKKELINESEQKASASRESVVATANEVRGNARRSVSSFLIIGAIAISLTVILGTIISRSIIAPLNQTIRMLDGIAASGGDLTQRLTMNRRDEFGRLAKSFNHFVEKIQGVVSRIAQDSEILVQSSTELDDTSHSLTKGAEEASLRSSSVAAAAEEMTVSISNIQQTTHDMNNSFDLVSHAVDEMSRSISEIANNTEQSSTIASAASTTVSASHEKMELLSQAAAEIGRVTEVIQDIAEQTNLLALNATIEASRAGEAGRGFAVVATEVKALARQTAEATDDIRSRIAGIQSSASTAVETISDVDNVVKQVQQISVTIAAAVEEQRTVAHSISEQLQNVSHGVKSVSHSLDQSSEASAEVSRSIAQVDDVASRTLSDAGRTGTIGNRMTSLAAQLNETLSEFSY; encoded by the coding sequence ATGCTTACCACGAAGGGCAAGATCAGTGGCTTGGTGGCTATTGGTTGCTTATCGCTCGTTCTGTTGATTTCGATTGGTTGGTACACCCTCTCCGAGCAGGTGGCTAGCCTGAATGAAATCGTCGATGACAACTTTCTCGTCCTCATCGACGAACAAATTACGCCCCTGTTGCAAGACGAGATTTTGCCGTTCCTCAACGACGATCTTGTGCGCACCCAGCAAATGCAAGGGAGCATCTTGTTAATGCTAGATGCGGATCGCGACGCCTACCAGGTTTTGGTCGCCGAAATGGAAGCCCGCAGCTTGGCCTTAACCGGTACGTCCACCCCAGAGAGATATGAACAGCTTGTTGCCTCGCACGAGGAAAACCTCTCGCAAGTCGACCGTCGGGTGAACGAATCGAAAACGGGCATCTTCAGCGACGAGGCCATGGGCCACCTGAACGATTCATTGAACCGTTTCGAATCGTGGAAAGCGATCACACGAAATATCGTCGCTTTGGCAGCACCAGGCAAAGATGTCGATCCCGAGCAACTCAATAGCCTATCGCAGGAAGCTCTCGTCGAGTTCGAATCGTTCCGGGCTCCTTTAGATGAAGCAAAAGAGCGTCTCGAACTCGATATCGTCTCGGCCTTGGCAGAAATCAATCGTAAAAAAGAGCTCATCAACGAAAGTGAGCAGAAAGCCAGCGCAAGTCGCGAGTCGGTCGTCGCTACGGCAAATGAAGTTCGGGGAAATGCCCGACGTTCGGTGAGCAGCTTCTTAATCATAGGTGCCATTGCGATCTCGCTAACGGTGATCTTAGGTACGATTATCTCGCGCTCGATCATTGCTCCTTTGAACCAAACTATTCGCATGCTGGATGGCATCGCGGCCAGTGGTGGCGATCTGACTCAACGACTGACCATGAACCGACGTGACGAGTTCGGACGCTTAGCGAAATCGTTCAATCATTTCGTCGAGAAAATCCAAGGTGTGGTGAGCCGAATTGCTCAAGACTCAGAGATCTTGGTGCAATCCTCTACGGAACTGGATGACACTTCGCACAGCTTAACCAAGGGTGCCGAGGAAGCCTCGCTCCGCAGTTCGTCCGTGGCCGCCGCTGCGGAAGAGATGACGGTTTCGATCTCGAACATTCAGCAAACCACCCACGACATGAACAACAGCTTCGATCTGGTTTCGCACGCGGTCGACGAAATGTCGCGAAGCATCTCCGAGATTGCCAACAATACCGAGCAATCCTCGACAATCGCGAGTGCCGCCTCGACCACAGTGAGTGCCAGCCACGAGAAGATGGAACTGCTCAGCCAGGCCGCAGCCGAGATCGGACGTGTGACCGAAGTGATTCAAGATATCGCCGAGCAGACGAACTTGCTGGCTTTGAATGCGACCATCGAAGCCTCGCGAGCCGGGGAAGCAGGTCGCGGTTTTGCCGTGGTGGCGACCGAAGTCAAAGCCCTCGCTCGCCAGACCGCCGAAGCCACCGACGATATCCGTTCGCGGATTGCTGGCATCCAATCTTCGGCCAGTACCGCCGTCGAAACAATTTCCGATGTCGACAATGTTGTCAAACAGGTTCAGCAAATTTCGGTGACGATTGCTGCGGCTGTCGAAGAACAACGCACCGTCGCCCACAGCATCTCAGAGCAACTACAAAACGTTTCGCACGGGGTGAAGTCGGTGTCGCATAGCCTCGACCAATCGTCCGAAGCAAGTGCTGAAGTTAGCCGCAGCATCGCTCAGGTCGACGACGTTGCTAGTCGTACGCTTTCCGATGCGGGTCGAACCGGCACGATCGGCAATCGCATGACAAGCCTGGCAGCCCAGTTGAACGAAACGCTAAGTGAGTTCAGCTACTAG
- a CDS encoding ATP-binding protein, which produces MTSPEDSIRALEEALQHSPDNVPLRRHLADTLYGLGRFSEAIKHFKQLVRQEPRSATWRVRLADCFLQNKQISEAAVVIEKVVQSRNASGRSHMLAARIAMAEGETSSAVFHYKTAIDLDPDLEDEALSERLGIGAAFEEEEVFEGRIRQTAEPAAAAFGSSVERPRVKFADVGGMEDLKEEIRMKIIYPIQNPEIYKAYGKTVGGGIMMYGPPGCGKTHLARATAGEIDATFINVGINDVLDMWMGNSERNLHQLFQVARQNSPCVLFFDEVDALGGRRSDMNGGSARQLINQFLAELDGATHSNEGVLILAATNAPWHVDSAFRRPGRFDRVIFVPPPDAPSRDQILQVLCQNKPTKDIDFSFLAKKTDQFSGADMKAVVDLAVESKLSESLKTGRPVPITGKDLLAAAQRHKPTTKEWFATAKNYALYSNEGGLYDDILTYLKLR; this is translated from the coding sequence ATGACATCTCCAGAAGATTCCATCCGTGCGCTCGAAGAGGCGCTTCAGCATAGCCCTGACAATGTTCCTCTCCGGCGTCACCTGGCTGACACTCTGTACGGCTTGGGACGTTTTTCTGAAGCGATCAAGCACTTCAAGCAGCTTGTCCGCCAAGAGCCTCGCTCGGCGACTTGGCGGGTGCGTTTGGCAGATTGTTTTCTGCAAAACAAACAGATCAGCGAAGCAGCTGTGGTGATCGAAAAAGTGGTGCAGTCTCGCAACGCTTCCGGCAGGTCGCACATGCTGGCGGCACGGATTGCCATGGCGGAAGGCGAGACTTCTTCAGCCGTCTTCCATTACAAAACGGCAATCGATCTCGATCCAGATCTAGAGGATGAAGCGTTAAGCGAACGCTTGGGAATCGGTGCGGCGTTTGAAGAGGAAGAAGTGTTCGAGGGACGTATTCGCCAAACTGCTGAGCCTGCCGCTGCGGCGTTTGGCTCTTCGGTGGAACGCCCCCGGGTAAAGTTTGCTGACGTCGGCGGGATGGAGGATCTCAAGGAAGAGATTCGCATGAAGATCATCTATCCGATTCAAAACCCGGAGATCTATAAAGCGTACGGGAAAACGGTAGGCGGGGGGATCATGATGTATGGGCCCCCTGGCTGTGGCAAAACGCACCTGGCCCGGGCGACTGCCGGAGAGATCGACGCGACATTCATCAACGTCGGGATTAACGATGTCCTTGATATGTGGATGGGCAATAGCGAACGTAACTTGCACCAGCTGTTTCAAGTAGCTCGCCAGAACAGTCCCTGTGTGCTGTTCTTTGATGAAGTCGATGCCTTGGGAGGACGCCGCAGCGATATGAACGGCGGGTCGGCGCGGCAGTTAATCAACCAGTTTTTGGCCGAATTAGATGGGGCGACGCATTCCAACGAAGGCGTCCTTATTTTGGCAGCGACGAATGCTCCTTGGCATGTCGATTCAGCATTTCGACGTCCAGGCCGATTCGATCGGGTCATCTTCGTGCCCCCGCCTGATGCACCTTCTCGCGATCAAATTCTTCAGGTGCTATGTCAGAACAAGCCGACCAAAGACATCGACTTTAGCTTCCTGGCCAAGAAGACCGATCAGTTTTCTGGTGCCGATATGAAGGCCGTCGTTGACTTAGCGGTAGAGTCGAAGCTGAGCGAGTCGCTCAAAACGGGGCGCCCAGTGCCGATTACGGGGAAAGACCTATTGGCGGCTGCTCAGCGGCACAAGCCAACCACGAAAGAATGGTTCGCGACGGCGAAGAACTATGCGTTGTACTCGAACGAAGGCGGGCTGTATGACGATATCCTCACCTACTTGAAGTTGCGGTAG
- a CDS encoding arylsulfatase, whose translation MPPTFSYATSWAVALLLSIGTATLHAQDKPQPNIIVILADDMGYSDIGCYGSEIKTPTLDSLAESGLKFTQFYNTARCCPTRASLLTGLYPHQAGIGHMVTGNYDPNQFPGYHQDLNDRCQTIAEVLKPAGYSTYMTGKWHVCHNIHPDGTKHNWPLQRGFDHFYGTITGAGSFYDPAALCRGNTLITPVNDPEYQPESYYYTDAIGDNAVRFLQQHEEGTNEKPFFLYVAFTAAHWPMHALPEDIAKYEDLYKRGYGEIRKARFARLKELGLIDPQWEMAARAGTWKKIEHKPWEIRCMAVYAAMIDRMDQNIAKITKQLQASGELDNTLIFYMQDNGGCAEGVGRASDKSLPAPRQPMGPDDLQLAVIPAFARDGKPIRHGPENMPGDYDTYIAYGRNWANVSNTPFREYKHWVHEGGISTPLIVHWPAGIAAEQNGKLVTTPSHLIDIMATCVDVAGADYPQQAGGQPMTPLQGISLAPAFSGNEPQRKTPIFWEHEANSAVRDGKWKIVRYGKMGTGETQPWELHDMEADRTEQHDLANEHPEIVEKMAAQWDQWAHEANVLPWPWGVQKKK comes from the coding sequence ATGCCCCCCACCTTTTCTTACGCCACCTCTTGGGCGGTTGCCCTGCTGCTGTCCATCGGTACGGCAACGCTTCATGCCCAGGACAAACCACAGCCGAACATCATTGTCATCCTAGCCGACGACATGGGTTATTCCGATATCGGTTGTTATGGTTCTGAAATCAAGACACCTACGCTCGACTCACTAGCCGAGTCTGGTCTGAAGTTCACTCAGTTCTATAACACGGCCCGCTGCTGTCCTACGAGGGCCTCGCTGCTGACTGGATTATACCCGCATCAAGCAGGCATTGGTCACATGGTCACCGGCAACTACGATCCCAACCAGTTTCCTGGCTACCACCAAGACCTAAACGATCGCTGTCAAACGATTGCCGAGGTTTTAAAGCCGGCAGGCTATTCGACCTACATGACCGGCAAATGGCACGTTTGCCATAACATTCATCCCGACGGTACCAAACACAACTGGCCACTTCAGCGCGGGTTCGATCACTTCTACGGCACGATCACCGGCGCCGGCAGCTTTTACGATCCCGCCGCCCTGTGTCGCGGCAACACGCTGATAACTCCAGTAAACGATCCGGAGTACCAGCCGGAGTCGTACTACTATACCGATGCGATCGGGGACAATGCCGTTCGTTTTCTGCAGCAGCACGAAGAGGGCACGAACGAGAAGCCGTTCTTTTTATACGTCGCATTCACGGCGGCCCATTGGCCCATGCACGCGTTGCCAGAAGATATCGCCAAGTACGAAGACCTTTACAAGCGTGGCTACGGCGAGATCCGCAAGGCCCGCTTTGCGCGGCTGAAGGAACTTGGCCTGATTGATCCCCAGTGGGAGATGGCCGCCCGAGCTGGCACCTGGAAAAAGATCGAGCACAAACCTTGGGAAATTCGCTGCATGGCCGTTTACGCCGCCATGATCGATCGGATGGATCAAAACATCGCCAAGATCACCAAGCAGCTGCAAGCCTCTGGCGAACTCGACAACACGCTTATTTTCTACATGCAAGACAACGGTGGTTGTGCCGAAGGAGTCGGCCGCGCCAGCGACAAGAGTTTGCCAGCCCCACGTCAGCCGATGGGCCCCGACGACCTTCAATTGGCCGTGATTCCGGCCTTCGCCCGCGACGGAAAGCCGATTCGCCATGGTCCGGAAAACATGCCCGGCGATTATGATACTTACATTGCCTATGGCCGCAATTGGGCCAACGTCTCGAACACTCCTTTCCGCGAATACAAGCACTGGGTCCACGAAGGAGGCATTTCGACACCCCTAATCGTGCATTGGCCAGCAGGGATTGCTGCGGAACAAAACGGCAAGCTGGTTACCACCCCGAGCCACTTAATCGACATCATGGCGACCTGCGTTGATGTGGCTGGAGCCGACTATCCGCAGCAAGCAGGCGGCCAACCAATGACGCCCTTGCAAGGAATCAGCCTGGCCCCGGCTTTCAGCGGTAACGAACCCCAGCGTAAGACACCAATCTTCTGGGAACACGAAGCCAACAGTGCCGTCCGCGACGGCAAGTGGAAGATCGTTCGCTACGGCAAAATGGGCACCGGCGAAACTCAACCGTGGGAATTGCACGACATGGAAGCCGACCGGACGGAACAACACGACCTAGCCAACGAACATCCTGAAATCGTGGAAAAGATGGCCGCCCAGTGGGATCAATGGGCCCACGAGGCTAACGTTCTTCCTTGGCCTTGGGGCGTTCAGAAAAAGAAATAA
- a CDS encoding tetratricopeptide repeat protein codes for MDEKLGQSAAVRGLFYLERAEMLMTALRFDDARKQFLLALGEDPDNAEIHCRLGVCCAKLGEFDNAIEHGKTAAALGPDNALVFQNLGWIYHKANQEKLAKAAVKEAIRIEPNFADAYTLLASVYIQLGEFRKAARCAKKAISLEPDCSDAHRVMAIATQQLDEDWESELSLRQAFRNDPNNASTHLVMGTSRLKQLDYEPAERHFREALRLDPTSEVAKELLVIVKIETSPIVRWHATLAGWIEIIPWRLLIILGFLCIAGLSRGNGYAIACLVPLAVAVLILLLTRFAVDPLATFQIACTSLGRNAMSRWDFYGSMLLSFMLLGIAGLGIVGIAIKSVPILVVVVFGAYLYFPIFSTWQIAPEKMRPVMFLTVAALAAVGSCLLVFSLWTTDQTNRNSLIGLWFIYVVACLVSLSLPRIIKENLS; via the coding sequence ATGGACGAAAAGTTAGGTCAGTCGGCTGCGGTTCGTGGTCTGTTCTATCTCGAGCGAGCCGAGATGTTGATGACGGCCTTGCGGTTTGATGACGCGCGAAAGCAATTTCTATTGGCCTTAGGAGAAGACCCAGACAACGCCGAAATTCATTGTCGCCTGGGTGTCTGCTGTGCCAAGCTAGGAGAATTCGATAACGCAATCGAACATGGCAAAACAGCGGCTGCATTGGGACCTGACAATGCGCTGGTGTTTCAAAATTTGGGATGGATCTATCACAAGGCGAACCAAGAAAAGCTGGCCAAAGCAGCCGTTAAAGAAGCCATTCGGATCGAGCCTAATTTTGCCGATGCCTACACGTTGCTGGCTTCGGTCTATATCCAACTCGGAGAGTTCCGGAAAGCGGCTCGCTGTGCCAAGAAGGCAATCTCGTTAGAGCCTGATTGCAGTGATGCGCACCGGGTCATGGCGATCGCCACGCAGCAACTCGATGAAGATTGGGAATCGGAGCTTTCGCTGCGACAGGCTTTTCGAAACGATCCGAACAATGCTTCGACGCATTTGGTGATGGGCACGTCGCGACTTAAGCAACTCGACTATGAACCAGCAGAACGCCACTTTCGCGAGGCCTTGCGTCTCGACCCGACTTCCGAGGTGGCAAAGGAGTTGCTGGTCATTGTCAAAATCGAAACTTCCCCCATTGTGCGATGGCACGCCACTTTGGCTGGCTGGATCGAGATCATCCCGTGGCGTTTGCTGATTATATTAGGCTTCTTATGCATCGCAGGCTTGTCGCGTGGAAACGGATATGCCATCGCCTGCCTCGTCCCTTTGGCGGTCGCTGTTCTAATACTCTTGCTCACGCGATTCGCGGTCGATCCTTTGGCGACCTTTCAAATCGCTTGTACCTCGCTTGGGCGCAATGCGATGTCGAGATGGGATTTCTACGGCAGCATGCTGTTAAGCTTCATGCTGCTGGGAATTGCCGGCTTGGGGATCGTGGGGATCGCTATTAAAAGTGTGCCCATCCTGGTCGTTGTTGTATTTGGGGCCTATCTGTATTTCCCCATTTTCAGCACGTGGCAGATCGCCCCTGAAAAGATGCGGCCGGTGATGTTTTTGACGGTGGCAGCGCTGGCCGCGGTCGGAAGCTGCTTGCTGGTCTTCTCGCTGTGGACCACGGACCAAACCAACCGTAATTCACTTATCGGGCTGTGGTTTATTTATGTTGTGGCTTGCCTGGTTTCGCTCAGTTTGCCACGGATTATCAAGGAGAATCTAAGCTAG
- a CDS encoding sulfatase family protein: MRIAFAFFALLLLATSTSAAELPNIVVFLSDDHTVTDSSLYGSTDLKTPNMERIAQDGLTFDRAFVASPSCAPSRAALLTGLMPSRNGAEPNHSRPRKEIKKLPAYFQDLGYEVVSFGKVGHYAQTPEYGFDIARHFKYHEDVAVPEALKWLEARDSKQPLVLFVGTNWPHVPWPKAEDIDPKSIKIPATHVHTPKTRAARAKYYQAVKTMDRELGEVYDLAYQKLGPNTLFLHTSDHGAQWPFGKWTLYDDGIRTPMIAVWPGKIQPGQRTDAMVSWVDILPTLYAATGQTPPEDLDGRSFLPVLLGETKQHRNEIFTVHSGDGNNNVYPTRSVRTGRWKYIRNLHPEYKFLSHVTNVKKEDAYWPSWEHKAQTAKEAARKVKRYQERPAEELYDLEADPSEQTNLAADPQHAETLNQLRGQLDAWMKEQGDQQKVYGDPTLLTTP, encoded by the coding sequence ATGCGTATCGCTTTCGCATTTTTTGCGTTGTTGCTTCTGGCCACGTCGACTTCCGCGGCAGAGTTGCCCAACATTGTCGTCTTTCTTTCGGATGACCATACCGTAACCGACTCGTCATTGTATGGCTCAACCGATCTGAAAACGCCCAACATGGAACGGATCGCTCAAGATGGCCTTACGTTCGATCGGGCTTTCGTTGCCTCTCCTTCCTGTGCCCCTAGCCGGGCCGCCTTGCTGACCGGGCTGATGCCTTCCCGCAACGGCGCCGAGCCGAACCACTCGCGGCCCCGCAAAGAGATCAAGAAGCTGCCGGCTTACTTCCAAGACCTGGGCTACGAAGTGGTTTCGTTTGGCAAAGTCGGGCACTACGCTCAGACGCCAGAGTACGGTTTCGACATCGCTCGTCACTTCAAATATCACGAGGACGTAGCCGTACCAGAAGCACTCAAGTGGCTGGAGGCTCGCGACAGCAAGCAACCGCTGGTGCTATTCGTCGGTACCAACTGGCCGCATGTCCCGTGGCCCAAAGCGGAAGATATCGACCCCAAGTCGATCAAGATCCCAGCCACCCACGTTCACACGCCCAAAACCCGGGCAGCCCGAGCCAAGTATTACCAAGCCGTGAAAACGATGGACCGCGAACTCGGGGAAGTGTACGACCTCGCTTATCAAAAGCTGGGACCGAACACGCTCTTTCTGCACACCAGCGACCATGGTGCCCAGTGGCCTTTTGGCAAATGGACCTTGTATGACGACGGTATCCGCACGCCGATGATCGCCGTTTGGCCTGGCAAGATTCAGCCTGGGCAGCGAACCGACGCCATGGTCAGCTGGGTCGATATCTTACCAACGCTGTACGCCGCCACGGGACAGACCCCACCGGAAGACCTCGACGGGCGTTCCTTCCTGCCGGTACTGCTGGGGGAAACGAAGCAGCATCGCAACGAGATTTTCACCGTGCATAGCGGCGACGGTAACAACAACGTTTACCCAACCCGTAGCGTGCGGACAGGCCGTTGGAAGTACATCCGTAACCTGCACCCTGAGTACAAGTTTCTCTCGCACGTGACCAACGTGAAGAAGGAAGACGCCTACTGGCCAAGCTGGGAACACAAGGCCCAAACCGCGAAGGAAGCGGCCCGTAAGGTAAAACGCTATCAGGAACGCCCTGCCGAGGAACTGTACGACCTAGAGGCCGATCCCAGCGAACAAACCAACCTGGCCGCCGATCCGCAGCATGCCGAAACGCTGAACCAACTGCGTGGCCAGCTTGATGCTTGGATGAAGGAACAAGGGGACCAGCAAAAGGTCTACGGCGATCCAACTTTGCTTACCACACCGTAA
- a CDS encoding arylsulfatase, protein MQKLRHSSLAIAFSLLFSLAVQAAERPNIVVIMVDDLGFSDLGCFGGEINTPNIDSLASGGLRFTSFYNCARCCPTRAALLTGLYPHQVGLMRNGNSLTRNGVTIAEALGAAGYQTAMSGKWHLSRTQALPDHQKQLDWLNHQSQPDRTFSPVDSYPINRGFQRHFGPIWGVVNYFDPFSLVDGETPVDEVPDDFYMTDAITQKSVEYIREMSKSEAPFFLYVAHTAPHWPLHAKPEDIAKYKETYRDGWHKLRNDRYQRQVEMGLIDPNTYPKPELQGQGDDWGALDEATRKHMSQLMSVHAAMVDCVDQGVGQIIDTLKETGELENTLILVLADNGASPERYLQPGFDRPNETRAGKPIQYEGLFTPGSETTWGYIGSYWASAGNTPFRYWKAQSFEGGAHTPMIAHWPAGLKTKPGSTTDQPGHVIDVLPTFLELAAAEYPQTFKQNKITPVEGLSLAPILSGQQRAGHPALFFEHEGGKAMIADGWKLVQPKQNGQWELYHLAQDRTETNNLAATEPERLAQMKRQWQAWFNRVKP, encoded by the coding sequence ATGCAAAAGTTACGACATAGCTCATTAGCAATCGCGTTCTCGCTGCTGTTCTCCCTGGCAGTCCAAGCGGCCGAACGCCCTAACATCGTCGTCATCATGGTCGATGACTTGGGGTTCTCCGATCTGGGCTGCTTCGGTGGCGAGATTAACACCCCTAACATCGATTCCCTGGCCAGCGGAGGCTTGCGGTTCACCTCGTTTTACAATTGTGCCCGTTGTTGCCCGACCCGTGCTGCGTTACTGACTGGCCTTTATCCTCACCAAGTCGGCCTCATGCGAAACGGCAACTCGCTGACGCGCAACGGGGTGACGATTGCTGAAGCTCTGGGCGCGGCCGGTTATCAAACGGCCATGTCAGGCAAGTGGCATCTTAGCCGCACTCAAGCGTTGCCGGACCACCAAAAGCAGCTTGATTGGTTGAATCATCAATCGCAGCCCGATCGAACGTTCTCGCCAGTTGATTCCTACCCGATCAATCGTGGCTTCCAACGTCATTTCGGCCCGATTTGGGGTGTGGTTAATTACTTCGATCCCTTCTCGCTTGTCGACGGCGAAACCCCTGTCGACGAGGTGCCGGACGATTTCTACATGACCGATGCCATCACGCAGAAGTCGGTCGAGTACATTCGCGAGATGTCCAAGAGCGAAGCTCCCTTCTTCTTATACGTTGCCCACACCGCCCCGCATTGGCCCCTGCATGCCAAGCCCGAGGACATCGCCAAGTACAAAGAGACCTACCGTGATGGCTGGCACAAGCTACGGAACGATCGTTATCAACGCCAGGTCGAGATGGGGCTGATCGATCCGAACACTTACCCTAAGCCAGAACTGCAAGGGCAAGGAGACGACTGGGGCGCATTGGACGAAGCGACACGCAAGCACATGAGCCAACTGATGTCGGTCCATGCCGCGATGGTCGATTGCGTCGATCAGGGGGTCGGTCAGATTATCGATACTCTGAAGGAAACCGGCGAGCTTGAGAATACGCTGATCCTTGTTCTCGCCGACAACGGTGCTTCACCCGAGCGGTATCTGCAGCCAGGCTTCGATCGCCCCAACGAGACGCGTGCAGGCAAGCCGATTCAATACGAGGGACTTTTCACCCCTGGCAGCGAAACGACATGGGGCTATATCGGTTCGTACTGGGCCAGTGCCGGCAACACACCGTTTCGCTACTGGAAGGCGCAATCGTTTGAAGGGGGCGCCCACACGCCGATGATCGCTCATTGGCCAGCCGGTCTGAAGACGAAGCCCGGCAGTACCACCGATCAACCTGGCCACGTGATCGATGTCCTTCCCACCTTCCTCGAACTGGCCGCTGCCGAGTACCCGCAGACATTCAAGCAAAACAAAATCACGCCAGTCGAAGGGCTTTCGTTGGCGCCAATTTTATCGGGCCAACAGCGAGCAGGGCACCCTGCCCTCTTCTTCGAGCATGAAGGAGGCAAGGCCATGATCGCCGATGGCTGGAAGCTTGTGCAGCCCAAGCAGAACGGCCAATGGGAACTTTACCACTTGGCCCAAGATCGAACGGAAACCAACAACCTGGCTGCCACCGAGCCTGAGCGTCTGGCCCAAATGAAACGCCAATGGCAAGCATGGTTCAACCGCGTCAAACCGTAA
- the treZ gene encoding malto-oligosyltrehalose trehalohydrolase, with translation MPRTFGPQFQDDGSVDFTVHAPACARLTLQIEGEHAQELPMSQPEPGVFTVRTNVPVGTRYWFRVPDGNPRPDPASRFQPEGVHRPSELIDPRSYVWGDATWQGIAKEALVVYELHVGTFSQAGTYLAAIERLDELVELGVTAIELMPVAQSAGRWNWGYDGTDFFAPHHAFGSPDELRQLIDTAHQKGLAVLLDVVYNHFGAEGNYLHPFGGYVSSQHQTVWGDAPNLDGEGNAMMRDYIVANATYWIEDFHFDGLRLDATHCIVDHSPRHIVGEIGDAFAEMQEKLGRELHLIAESNIYDAQLLTPLEADGFGFDAIWCDDFLHAVAAEIRPEQHMSDRRYLAGEDIDTTLRRGYVFRGTIKEKRRRIPLEEDRTPADWHSLIFSIQNHDFVGNHPNGLRLHQVASHEAQRAAAALMLTLPAIPMLFMGEEFASDHPFYFFADFGDAHLREAVEHGRRREHPQHDWSQVVSCLSPAAFRKSKIGPREQGNQETWGWYQELLRLRKRWQAAGMFNGENLTAAWDQLWRTALVTYQKQDQASFAVVRLHPMGETPTQGVVSVEGEVCLQQGCQTLGDGRFALGDYAVLVGEGKVHFESL, from the coding sequence ATGCCACGTACTTTTGGCCCCCAATTTCAAGATGATGGATCGGTCGACTTCACGGTGCATGCTCCGGCGTGCGCTCGTTTGACGCTGCAGATCGAAGGGGAACATGCGCAAGAGCTTCCGATGAGCCAGCCAGAGCCGGGCGTGTTTACCGTTCGCACAAACGTGCCGGTTGGTACGCGGTATTGGTTTCGCGTGCCGGATGGCAACCCAAGACCCGACCCGGCCAGTCGCTTTCAACCGGAAGGCGTTCATCGTCCGTCCGAGTTGATCGATCCGAGGAGCTACGTATGGGGAGATGCGACGTGGCAAGGGATCGCAAAAGAAGCTCTGGTGGTGTACGAACTGCATGTGGGAACGTTCTCGCAAGCAGGAACCTATCTCGCCGCGATCGAGCGTTTGGACGAACTGGTCGAATTAGGGGTGACGGCGATTGAACTAATGCCGGTCGCTCAGTCTGCCGGGCGTTGGAATTGGGGCTATGACGGCACCGATTTCTTTGCCCCACACCATGCCTTTGGATCGCCGGACGAGCTTCGCCAACTGATCGATACTGCTCATCAAAAGGGCTTGGCGGTGCTTCTGGACGTGGTCTACAACCATTTTGGCGCGGAAGGGAACTACCTGCATCCTTTCGGTGGCTATGTCTCGTCGCAGCACCAAACGGTTTGGGGAGACGCCCCTAACTTGGATGGTGAGGGAAACGCGATGATGCGCGACTACATTGTGGCCAATGCCACGTACTGGATCGAAGACTTCCACTTCGACGGTTTGCGGCTCGATGCGACGCATTGCATTGTCGATCACTCGCCTCGGCATATCGTGGGTGAAATCGGAGACGCTTTTGCGGAGATGCAAGAGAAGCTCGGACGCGAGTTGCATTTGATCGCCGAAAGCAATATCTACGATGCGCAGCTGTTAACGCCGCTAGAGGCGGATGGCTTCGGCTTCGATGCGATCTGGTGTGATGATTTCTTACATGCGGTTGCGGCAGAGATTCGTCCAGAGCAGCACATGTCGGATCGGCGATACCTGGCCGGGGAAGACATCGATACGACGCTTCGCCGTGGCTACGTGTTTCGCGGAACCATCAAGGAGAAGCGTCGGCGAATTCCGCTCGAAGAAGATCGTACGCCTGCCGATTGGCATTCGCTGATCTTTTCGATTCAGAATCACGACTTCGTAGGTAACCATCCCAACGGCTTGCGCCTGCATCAGGTTGCTTCCCACGAAGCCCAGCGAGCCGCTGCCGCATTGATGCTAACGCTACCGGCGATTCCCATGTTGTTTATGGGGGAAGAGTTCGCGAGTGATCATCCCTTCTACTTTTTTGCCGACTTTGGCGATGCCCATCTGCGCGAGGCGGTCGAACATGGCCGCCGACGCGAACATCCGCAGCACGATTGGTCTCAGGTTGTGTCCTGCCTTTCACCGGCTGCATTTCGGAAGTCGAAGATAGGACCACGTGAACAGGGCAACCAAGAGACATGGGGCTGGTACCAAGAGCTTCTCCGGCTGCGAAAACGCTGGCAAGCCGCTGGCATGTTCAATGGCGAGAACTTAACGGCGGCATGGGATCAGCTGTGGCGAACAGCATTGGTGACCTACCAAAAACAAGACCAGGCCAGCTTCGCCGTGGTGCGTTTGCATCCGATGGGAGAAACACCAACGCAAGGTGTCGTCTCGGTTGAGGGCGAGGTCTGCTTGCAGCAAGGATGCCAAACGCTGGGGGATGGTCGCTTTGCGCTGGGGGACTATGCCGTGTTGGTAGGCGAGGGGAAGGTCCACTTCGAGAGCTTGTAA